atattcaataggcaagaataacttgagagagagagagagagagagagagagagagagagagagagagagagagagagagagagagagagagagagagagagagagagagagagtgaagggggggggggatttaatatCTGCTTAATCCTGTGAGATTAAGAAAAAAGGATCGACATCTGTCATGAAGCGGCTacactttatcagtttcactcagatTGGATGGTTTGTGTCTAACTATACAGCGTTCAATTTTCTTTAAAGTGGtcaaattattttgacacgagtatgCTATATAGTGGGTCAGATATCGTTTCAGCGGCCAtgacagatgcaaaaaaaaaaaaaaaaaaaattgcaaaaatatattaaaattgaagaagtaagaaagtataaaaagcaagaactccaaaaaataaataaaaagtaaagtaacaaatgaaattaaaagaaaaattaaagaaaagaaagcagagatgaccaaactgaggtttgtgaatagtaatagCAGAGATTACATAGGAGGAGAACTTAACAATAAGGAAGCAGTAGGCCTAATAGTgtgaagaaattatattttcataataaaaataaatttttggacatacttacccggtagttatatatgtagctttacgtccctgacgtccggcagaaatgtCAAAACTCGCgacaatcgccgattgggtagccagctGTACCACCAGTGCACCCTctaaccaggtacctggaaccattccagtgattcctcagatcttccatgcccataggtctctagaggggaggatggggggggggcgaattaaattatatataactaccacgtaagtatgttcaaaaatttattttataatgaaaatataatttctaaacatctgacttacccggtagttatatatatagctgattgacacctttggtggagggtcagagacagccaacattgttggaattttacttaagagttaataaacaagcttaagggttcgtacctgataaggaagctaacttcaatgaattctttcattatctCCGCTTTCCTTAttagatccagcgatccacccagggggctgaagacctctaggagctgtcaaaacggtctaaaaacctctatgtgacagaacctcctccaatacccttgttccgggcgctctcaaggaacaaactgagcacctgactaaaatcaatgattgtggaagatcgttgtccaatctccacgaacaaccataaaaatacaagcgctccaagagaagaaaagagtattaggttagggaaatgtagtgggagaaccttcccccactactgcactcgtagctacaaatggtcccagagtgtagcagtcctcataaagagtctggacacgtttcaaatagtgtgaggtgaacacagatttactcctttGGAAGGTCGTGTTCATAATACTTTGAAAagacctattctgcttgaaggttacggaagttgccacagctctatcTCCATATGTCTcgaccttcaaaagcttgaggtctgcctcattacaatgtgaatgagcctctcttattaagagcctgatgaagaaggaaAGTTCATTCTTTGACATGTAATgaaggcttcttgaccgagcaccaaagagcttctgacttgcctcgtaactctttcgttctttccaggtagaaccTCAGGGCTCTTCCTGGGAACAGGACCTTCTCCAATACCTCACCAACCACATCCTAAAGTTTTGGAATCTCAAAAGCCAtgggccagggttgagaagggcgttcgttcttagcaagaaagcctagctgaaaAGAGCACatagctttgttatctctaaatcctatgttcttgttaaaggcatgaatctcactgaccccttTAGTTGTTGTCAGACTGACCAAAAAgagagtcttcatagtgaggtccttaaacgaagcagagtgcaagggctcaaacaTGTCACTCATTAGGAACTGCAGGACtttgaggttgcgaacaggtctacacaaggacgaccccaaatccgccacaggttcttgcagacctcttgatgaagtgtccattctgtggacagaacctgacctctcctgctgagactgtctggcATCACGTACTTTTCCCCCTGAATAAAccttgttacaagggttacattcttctcttttgtCCAGTAAAGAAGAACCCTCGCAGTCTCGTAAAGTGACCTTGAGTGagttccgccttgtttggctatgtaggccaatgctgtactgttgtcggcgttgacctgcaccactctgttcagTACTGACCTTTCGAAGCTTTTGAGGGCTAACAGGACTTCCAACAGCTCCTTCTGTTTTATGTGGAGGATCTCTTGATCTTTTGACCAGAGACCCGAGATCTCCAaattgcccagtgttgctccccactccgagtccgaggcgtcggaacacaacacaaggtctgggttcctctgttccaagGAAAGACCTTCTTGAAATTAGACCGGATCGTTCCAGCACTGAAGGCAACTTTTTACGGATTCCGTAATAGGGATGCATTTTGTCTctaatttcttttctctcttccaGATGGCTTTTGAGGTGGAAcggaagagggcgaagattcagtcttcccagggcgACAAACTGCTCCAATGACGAGGAAcggaagagggcgaagattcagtcttcccagggcgACAAACTGCTCCAATgacgagagggttcccagcagacatccactctctcacagaacacttccgtTTTTCTAGAAAGCAACGAAGCTTCAacagggcttgctccgtccttgaggcagacagaaaagcctgaaaaacttgactctgaatctccaaccCCAAATAATGatctcttgggatggtgtcagttgagacttgtctctgtttatcataagacccagttcttctgataagcTCAACGTCATCTGCAtatcctccaggcagcgattgtaggaatgagctctgagtaggaAACGATCatgactgctccaatggctgcaacctgtAGCCTGAAACGTCATGACACGACTCTGTTCGATAGTggcaatcttcctcttcagaggtctggatgcgagacgccagccccgtctggaTGCTGCGTCATTCGATGAAGACGAAAACACTATCACCTCGCCTTTTGCATGGCGAGGGTGAGCGTCCTGTGAAGCGTCTACAGGTACGCTCGATGGGACGAGTGCTCGGGCGCAAACGCCTCTCATTtccttttgtcgttcgacattccttctcccaggggttggggagcttggaaaagGTCCTGagagtggcggtcttcagttttgctTCACTAGGCCTAGAGCACTTGTTTAGCAGAGTCAATGGCCCCTTCCAACCCACTACCAGACTGGAACAGAGGTTTCTGTGGAACTAGCGACTTTCTCACTAACACAGGGTATCTGCTTGCCCTTGTCCTTTGTGGAATCTGGGTCCATTATTGTGCAAGGGGGTAGGCTAGTGGGGTAGAGTGAGAGCACGAGGTCGGGGCCCTATTGACCCTGCCTTGGCAGTTCCGCTTAGTACAGTGGCCTGtaactttgtgaggtcgagttcatgtCGCCCGCGTCCGCCTTCCCTCCCGAAAAAAGGTGCATCCCAATGCGTAGGCctatggtcttgaggtgccaaTTCTAATTTAGGACAGGCATGGAACACTTGTGACTTGcgagttttaagcaatacacttatttagaatacaaagagaaatcttgcaactccagggacatagataatcctaactctaaacatctggcatacgaaacaaaaaatgaaactaaaatataatttagcaagtcgggcttacgtgtgtggacaaccatacctcctagactagcagacttgagttgtatttGAGAGATTcaaagtacctaaatacttaaggtaaaataatgaatacaaaattaacacaaaagtattaatcttgagacACTCGCTTATGGAAGAACCATcactcttgttcttgttcttgttgttgggcggagggatttgcctttccatcggcacctccttgggtttcttctttattctaattcttttattttcttctctctttttttccacatttgatagatatattcttttcttttctctattccttctttcttgaacagcacgtttcctattatcttcttcttttcttcttcatacggctgttgcaattccactatttttcttctttcgtcgctgaggtctggacactcaagaataaagtgggcgaggtcttcattaactgccccacatagtttgcattctaccctacctcccgcttcatgtcttttcctatcgtttaatttcaaacagttggccgTAGCACTgtacataataatagaattaggtttgttgtcataaaacatttcttctcctatttgccctttttcttgttcgtatatttctaaactatttttctcttttatctcatccctccactttttaccatctacttctctaattttggccttaagctcttctcttcccattcttcTAAAAgttctatcgttcatttccatatctttaatccatttcttagtctctttcatccacctgttattttcattttctttcatttctaccagaattgtcttcagcaaatcatttctcccctcttctatccctttcacaaaccttagccttcctcctgctatcctagttttcatttcggacattcctatctctccccgtagtgttgctactgctgcatatgatggtgctcccaaaatttttctccctactccgttttcaatctgctgtaatcgttttatttcactttctgttaTGTTCATTACTGCCGTGCCATACAGTATTCCGGGTaaggctacatttttccaatatgtttttcctattagTATTTTGTGGCAGCTTTTCGCAATAATTGAATAGGTTAAGTTAGCTAGCTTTtctgccttttccatcattttcttcttttgttttttaaacatatttcttttcccttctatctctattcctaagtattttatgctatctgttactttaataccctctatttcttccggtttttctttcatattatatatgattatatgactcttatttttgtttatttctagcccacattctctacatatttctactagtatttttatgtttgcttctgcatctactatattttttgctacaattagaccgtcatctgcaaagaacaatgccttaatttttattatttcgttttcaaagctttttcctttttttctaattcatttatcttatatgtaattagtttaaatagagtagttgaccccgtacatccctgttttatcccactcgttacttcaaattctttatctaattcatatcctatgtttatttttgttttgtctccTTCGTAGATTTCTTCCAATGTGTCTATTACATTTGggtgtattctatattctttcataatttctattattttttccctctttattgagtcatatgctttcttgaaatctattgaaattactattaaactttccttccttttgtagctttcttctacacagtattgtaaaataaatatgttgtcttctactcttcctccttttgtgaacccggcttgcgtttctttcatctccatatttctctcaaggtgttcttctatttcatttttcatgagggccataaatattttgtatgaggcATTTGTAAGGGCAATCGGTCTTAGATCTTTTACTGtgggtttctttaccttttttatcattttcgtttTAGACTTTTTCCACTTTACGGGCTTGTTCTTCTCCTTCGTTTCATTTTGAAGGCACTTTGTAATGATTTCCAAACATTTTTTGTCATTAGCTATAGTTTTGTATAATTCTGGTTTCAGTTCATCTGGACCTgctgcctttttatttttcatttttcttagaaTTTTCTTAAGTTTATCCTCTGTTAACTTGGGAATATTAATTGGTGTTATCTTTCTTGTTATTGGTGCCACCATATCCATGTGCTCTCTTATTTCTATTGGGAATGAGTGTCCcaatgaattttcttctttttctatttcctttattttttctatataactttgtctttcttcactattccatacctctttcattttattttcgtgcATTTTATAAATGTTTACCCCCCAGAACCTATCTATTTGTTCCTCTGCTActtctttggatagtttttctccattttcgtcatataattgtatttcttcttccttttcctttttcccttttagtttgtcaatatttttgaatatcttgttcctatccttccttacttcattagccttcttcttttcattttcccacattgcttcctttattataacctgcgttctctctttttgttgtttatacagcagaaacgctctttccctttcttctcctGTCAGGTATCGTTTTTCTCTGttaagttttttctcttttttatttcctctctgatTTCATTTGTCATCCACTCTGGTTCTATCTTTGGTTTCTCTTCTCCAGTTGTTCTCCGTCTGTACTTTGCTTGTAGCTTTCTTTTTGCTGCTTCTTCTACAACTTCATCAAATTCATCCATCCTTGTGATTTCTCTGCTCTCTAGATTATTTTTCAATTCTTCCCTGTATTCCCTAAGACTTTCTTCGTCTGTTTTGTAATACATACTTTCtttccaaaatcctttttttgtAGTTTTCTATCTTCGCTTTTACGCTGACCTCTACCTCAATCAGATTATGGTCAGATATATCTACTTTAActttttcttcatctatgttcatctcattgaagtattcatacatttctttattaaccaacaccaagtctatggcacttctTTGATCACCTCTCTCCCATGTATATGTTCCTTTGCATTTCTCATCTACATTTAATAATataaggtttttattgtttattacctcGAGTATTTTCTTTCCGTTTTCATTCTCCTCTTGGTATCCCAAGAAGCCTAGATGACCATTAAAATCTCCCATTATAATTAGTGCTTCATCTTCCTCTACTTCCTCTATTTTTTTCGCTAGCTCTGCTCGTATCACTACGTTTCTCTCTTTACCTTCCCTATCCCCGCCACAATCCATATAtacttgtgaagaattttcttcactcttcttcttttaatcgtatttttagctctcttctactaatactatagctaccccttaaaaattctctcctacatctagttttctttaacgaaacatagggaggactaatctaaacttgttgacagtggcgcgcgccatgctcgtgacgtcacagcgtagatacgcacaacagatggccttagtggtaaccccggcgtatgttggttctttccttaagctacgtgggtcgagattaaattcctaaactgaattttaaatataaatttcaatactgctgaattaatgcatcttatatttctcaataccaattaaggtttgttaattttaagatgtatgcccatcgtaccagtccattgctaattaatcatttaaaatattatttttagcaagccagaataggtaggattgttgtatatataacctccctcagagcagcaagatttatctgagtatttagtacaaaatcctgcctcctctgcactccttgcaacaaaatattgccctgtcctgaagtcccgatatggcaccctcaatggattaccgtgcgcatcatgaccgtcacttgtttggcaaggtgaagccaggtgatctcctcgacctcagtGTCGGCCATTCAACGAAAAGCTGGCCTGGCctactgatctgctgggtcagtgaatccgtgcccttctggctcacccccatcccatcccactctcccaaacgtgactcaccaaggagtcctgttgctgccggtcggagagattgagaagaagaggaccctgggatgccatagttgtagccaacgaggattcttggggtgagccaggcaagagggcaacgtgccaattagtgcgacaaccaggtcaacagccaccacgggcataggactaatcttcaaaggagtgcaggtactacatcaatggccatttagttttcccccattttttattagcttagactaattttaactttatagggaacctggctaattacactattcggactgtgtgcggtgggattgtgtgtatatatttttttctatacaattttttgccttttgagactaacatagtctctgggtcacgtgggccacgtgccagaccccattttgattattgcagaccgcgtgtctaaaccatcatctttataattttgaattgcttttaatttgcattctctttattattccatttttgtctttgttaagatgcccgtttcttttatgtaaatttgcgaataaatcaatattaggttaatcaaacctccttagtatttttgctccctcatttattttaatgtgtgaaatgaatagttgatcacgggacaaagtacccaatatttaaagagaaaacctaagtaagtctataggtggtaacagcgaggtactttgcattaatatatttgcttcgaaggtaaagatccttatctttaaacttttaaactactttacatcactgctcccattttggattttgtcttaattacattaacgtaaaataactgtccagcatttcattggggtagctgggacggagccggaacagagcctgagaatgagatgactatagacctgacaaagctagagtaggccataaattattgttaatcctacgtgtggagtgcttcggcctctggacagtaaaatttcccccttttgtatttagagtgatggttagtgaattgtgacagtaaagtattagcagggtgtttgtgccccgagagtaagtgctcatatcctcccctgttgaactttatgtaactgttataaggagactttcccggactaagttcccactcagaacataaccattaaaaaattctccacaatactACAATAAGTCTCACTTTCTTTTTAAGGATATTCCCTTTTACATCCAATATATCTAAGTTCTTCGAATGaactttttccatttctatatctTTGTCGTCTTTGTATATCACCATTAACCCCCCTCCTTTTTTATCCTTAAAGTCCCTCATACTCTCCTTCTTAATTGTACCATCACTTATATTAATCTTATCTATTTTTTGTTGTGTTTCAGTTAGCACTACTATGTTGATATCAAAGTTATCGTTTAGGAGACTCCATTTCCATGTATTTTTGCTTTGTTAAGCCTTGTATATTtatcattttgaaactaattctCTTATTCTTTTCCGTTGGTATGTCGCGTGATCCgtattcattcctttttctgttccCCTTTTGCATTTCTTGTGGTCCTATCTCTACCTCCTTTCTCTGGCCCCCTGTTCTCTGAGGAGTTTCCCGTTTTTTATCATCCAGCCATTCTCTCCATTATCTTGTTTTTCTTTGAGGTCTTCCCTAAGTTTTGCCATAGCCTCTCTTTCCCTTTTCGTCATGTCCTTTGTTATACCTACTCTTTTTTTCAAAGGATTTTGTTCATGTTTTAGTTTCTTAGCACTTTTTAGGATTTTCCACTTCATTTCTTCATTCTTAAATTTAATAAGCACTGGCCTAGgtcatcccctcccccccccctcatttcGCTTCCCTAGCCTTATTACCTGTTCCATCTCTATCTGCTCTAGCTCTAAACTATTTCTGAAAATATCCTGACACCAATTTGTATCCTCTGTTTTTCTTTCCTCTGCTTCCTCCCTTTCACTTTCTGGTACATTATACAGCACTAAATTGCACACTCTCCGtcttttttcctcctcttcttctagctCCTGCAATActtttgatttaactacttctacCTGATTTTGTCCCACATCTCCAAAGTCATTCTGGCTAAACCTGTTATTTACTGTACTTACGACCTCGTCCGTTATTTCATTCTTCACCTTCCTCAGCACCTCTTCGACAATTTCTGCTCTCATTTTTGaccatttttcttctatttctctcagcttttcgttcaacattttatttctttcttctagatctttcattttatttttactgcaCTTTAATTCATGTTTGCAATTGTTGCACATACACATTAGTTCTTCGTGCTCTCTAAGAGCCCTATATGTAGCTCTGGATATTTTCTGGCACATGGCGTGGTACCACATGTCGCATTCGTCACATATCAGTCCCTCTtcgtttttttaactttatttctgCAGTCACTGCATATATCCTTACTTTGTTCCGAACTCATTATTCTTTATTACTGGTTTTTCTTGCTCACGGGGATTTTCTAATCACTTCACTTTTTCGTTTCACTACAGCTCCGACACGTTGTTCGGCGACTTCAAACCTTTGTTTTATATCACTTTATATCTTTTAACATCTATTTCGTCCAtataattttcttctaatttt
The nucleotide sequence above comes from Palaemon carinicauda isolate YSFRI2023 chromosome 2, ASM3689809v2, whole genome shotgun sequence. Encoded proteins:
- the LOC137617194 gene encoding uncharacterized protein PF3D7_1120000-like, producing the protein MWYHAMCQKISRATYRALREHEELMCMCNNCKHELKCSKNKMKDLEERNKMLNEKLREIEEKWSKMRAEIVEEVLRKVKNEITDEVVSTVNNRFSQNDFGDVGQNQVEVVKSKVLQELEEEEEKRRRVCNLVLYNVPESEREEAEERKTEDTNWCQDIFRNSLELEQIEMEQESMRDFKDKKGGGLMVIYKDDKDIEMEKVHSKNLDILDVKGNILKKKKKSEENSSQVYMDCGGDREGKERNVVIRAELAKKIEEVEEDEALIIMGDFNGHLGFLGYQEENENGKKILEVINNKNLILLNVDEKCKGTYTWERGDQRSAIDLVLVNKEMYEYFNEMNIDEEKVKVDISDHNLIEVEVSVKAKIENYKKRILERKYVLQNRRRKS